A single Calidifontibacter indicus DNA region contains:
- a CDS encoding DUF1206 domain-containing protein: MDGVQDRAEGAAREVGDSRIVEYGARTGFAASGVLHLLMAWIAVRIAWSKGGGSADQSGALGDLDDQPGGRVLLWVVVAGFVLLAVWHLTEAVTGSPGADAKDRAFDAVSDTARAIMFVALAWAAYKFASGGSSSSGQGTRDFTGTLMEQPFGRVLVAVVGLVILGVGVYHGYKGWTEGFRDDLQEHPGATLMTIGRIGYIAKGIALGIVGALFVVGGAKGSTKDTTGLDGALRTLLEQPFGQGLLTVVALGIACYGVYSLACARFAKV, encoded by the coding sequence ATGGACGGGGTACAGGATCGTGCGGAGGGTGCGGCGCGTGAGGTCGGCGACTCCAGGATCGTCGAGTACGGCGCACGCACCGGGTTCGCCGCGAGCGGGGTGCTCCACCTGCTGATGGCATGGATCGCCGTCCGGATCGCGTGGTCGAAAGGCGGCGGCAGCGCCGACCAGTCGGGCGCCCTCGGCGACCTCGACGATCAGCCCGGCGGGCGGGTGCTGCTGTGGGTGGTGGTTGCCGGATTCGTGCTGCTGGCGGTGTGGCACCTCACCGAGGCGGTGACCGGATCTCCCGGTGCCGACGCCAAGGATCGCGCCTTCGACGCGGTCTCCGACACCGCCAGGGCGATCATGTTCGTGGCGCTCGCCTGGGCGGCGTACAAGTTCGCGTCCGGCGGCAGCTCGTCGTCGGGGCAGGGCACCCGCGACTTCACCGGCACGCTGATGGAACAACCGTTCGGGCGCGTGCTCGTCGCGGTGGTGGGACTGGTGATCCTCGGGGTCGGGGTCTATCACGGTTACAAGGGATGGACCGAGGGGTTCCGGGACGACCTGCAGGAGCACCCGGGCGCCACTCTCATGACGATCGGCCGAATCGGCTACATCGCCAAGGGAATTGCGCTCGGCATCGTGGGTGCGCTGTTCGTCGTCGGTGGTGCCAAAGGCAGCACGAAGGACACCACCGGGCTCGACGGCGCGCTGCGCACGCTGCTGGAGCAGCCCTTCGGGCAGGGGCTGCTCACCGTGGTCGCCCTCGGCATCGCCTGCTACGGCGTCTACTCGCTGGCGTGTGCCAGGTTCGCGAAGGTCTGA
- the dnaE gene encoding DNA polymerase III subunit alpha, protein MSSETFTRSDFVHLHVHTEYSMLDGAAQVKPLFKEVQRLGMPAVAMSDHGNMFGAYDFQNVARDFADVKPIIGIEAYVAPSDRRNRKQEFWATSGQRDNNVDGEGGKDISGAGRYLHMTMWAKNAAGLRNLFALSSLASFEGFYGKPRMDNEILAQRAEGIIATTGCPSGAVQTRLRLGQFEEACAAAAELQDIFGKDNFYLELMDHGVDIERQVRQDLLRVAKRLDLPLLATNDSHYVTEDQADSHDDLLCVGVGRNKDDANRFRFNGSGYYIKSADEMRELFRELPEACDNTLRVAEQIESYADVFAHVDRMPQFPDVPEGQTQGEYLREQIKLGVIERYGDDVPEGVWERIETEMAVIEPMGFSSYFLVVADICKHARDNGIPLGPGRGSAAGSLVAYLTRIIELDPLEHGLLFERFLNPERISPPDVDLDFDDRQRDKMVKYVTEKYGADYTAQVNTFSTIKAKAAIKDANRILGFPFSLGDQISKAMPPDVQGKGVPLAATYDKEHPRYNEGVDFRAMIEAQPEVKKVFETARGLEGKIRGTGVHAAAVILSSAPLLDLIPMHRRDKDGTIITGFSYPQCEEMGLVKMDFLGLRNLGIIDQALKNIEANRGEKITTETIPLDDPKTYELLGRGDTLGVFQLDGGGMRTLLRQMAPTGFEDITAVLALYRPGPMGANAHTDYADRKNGRKPVMPIHPELKDALDDILGETYHLLIYQEQIMAIARKLAGYTLGGADLLRRAMGKKKPEVLAKEWDNFSAGMAKNGYSADATKALWDVMLPFAGYAFNKSHAAGYALVSCWTAYLKANYPAEYAAALLTSVEDSKDKMAIYLADTRKLGIKVLPPDVNESIDDFTAVGEDIRFGLAAVRNVGGNVVDGIVQARQEKGRFTSFEDFLRKVPVVVCNKRTIESLIKAGAFDDLQHKRQGLVHVHETYVDSLVEEKRNEAHGQDSLFGSFGDQEAVTFAALPPIPDIEWDKQTLLAFERDMLGLYVSDHPLFGVEHVLAQHADTSIAKLLGEDAPKDRSMVTIAGLVTSLQLKRNKKGELWAIAEVEDLEGSVEVLFFAKTYMTVSTMLNTDVVCVIRAQVMAREDSISLNAQELTIPELKSDLRGPIVLTMPLARANNGLALKLKGVLAEHPGGTEVHVRLTQPGRQVTVKLDDALRVAASPALYGDLKALLGPTCLTA, encoded by the coding sequence ATGTCCAGCGAAACCTTCACCCGCAGCGATTTCGTCCACCTCCACGTCCATACGGAGTACTCCATGCTGGACGGCGCGGCTCAGGTGAAGCCGCTGTTCAAGGAGGTGCAACGCCTCGGCATGCCGGCGGTTGCGATGAGCGACCACGGCAACATGTTCGGGGCTTACGACTTCCAGAACGTCGCCCGCGACTTCGCCGACGTCAAGCCGATCATCGGCATCGAGGCCTATGTCGCGCCGTCCGACCGGCGCAACCGCAAGCAGGAGTTCTGGGCGACCTCGGGCCAGCGCGACAACAACGTCGACGGTGAGGGCGGCAAGGACATCTCCGGTGCCGGGCGCTACCTGCACATGACGATGTGGGCCAAGAACGCCGCCGGCCTGCGCAACCTGTTCGCGTTGAGCTCGCTGGCCAGCTTCGAGGGTTTCTACGGCAAGCCGCGCATGGACAACGAGATCCTCGCGCAGCGCGCCGAGGGCATCATCGCGACCACCGGCTGCCCCTCGGGTGCGGTGCAGACCCGGCTGCGGCTGGGGCAGTTCGAGGAGGCCTGCGCGGCGGCTGCCGAACTCCAGGACATCTTCGGCAAGGACAACTTCTACCTGGAGCTGATGGACCACGGCGTCGACATCGAACGTCAGGTGCGCCAAGACCTGCTGCGCGTCGCCAAGCGGCTCGACCTGCCGCTGCTGGCCACCAACGACTCCCACTACGTCACCGAAGACCAGGCCGACAGCCACGACGACCTGCTCTGTGTGGGTGTGGGCCGCAACAAGGACGACGCCAACCGGTTCCGGTTCAACGGGTCGGGTTACTACATCAAGTCGGCCGACGAGATGCGCGAGCTGTTCAGGGAGTTGCCGGAGGCGTGTGACAACACGCTGCGGGTGGCCGAGCAGATCGAGTCCTACGCCGACGTGTTCGCCCACGTCGACCGCATGCCGCAGTTCCCCGACGTGCCGGAGGGGCAGACCCAGGGCGAATACCTGCGCGAACAGATCAAGCTCGGTGTGATCGAGCGCTACGGCGACGACGTGCCCGAGGGTGTGTGGGAGCGGATCGAGACCGAGATGGCGGTCATCGAGCCGATGGGATTCAGCTCCTACTTCCTCGTGGTCGCCGACATCTGCAAGCACGCCCGCGACAACGGCATCCCGCTCGGTCCCGGACGTGGTTCGGCGGCCGGTTCGTTGGTGGCCTACCTGACCCGCATCATCGAACTCGACCCGTTGGAACACGGGCTGCTGTTCGAGCGGTTCCTCAACCCCGAGCGAATCAGCCCGCCCGACGTCGACCTCGACTTCGACGACCGCCAGCGCGACAAGATGGTGAAGTACGTCACCGAGAAGTACGGCGCCGATTACACCGCCCAGGTCAACACCTTCTCCACGATCAAGGCGAAGGCCGCGATCAAGGACGCCAACCGCATCCTCGGCTTCCCGTTCAGCCTCGGTGACCAGATCTCCAAGGCGATGCCGCCCGACGTGCAGGGCAAGGGTGTGCCGCTGGCGGCCACCTACGACAAGGAACACCCGCGCTACAACGAGGGTGTCGACTTCCGCGCCATGATCGAGGCGCAGCCCGAGGTGAAGAAGGTCTTCGAGACCGCCCGCGGGCTCGAGGGCAAGATCCGCGGCACCGGCGTGCACGCCGCCGCGGTCATCCTGTCGTCGGCGCCGCTGCTCGACCTCATCCCGATGCACCGTCGCGACAAGGACGGCACCATCATCACCGGCTTCTCCTACCCGCAGTGCGAGGAGATGGGCCTGGTCAAGATGGACTTCCTGGGGTTGCGCAACCTCGGCATCATCGACCAGGCGTTGAAGAACATCGAGGCCAACCGCGGCGAGAAGATCACCACCGAGACCATCCCGCTCGACGACCCGAAGACCTACGAACTGCTGGGTCGCGGCGACACCCTCGGGGTGTTCCAACTCGACGGCGGCGGCATGCGCACCCTGCTGCGACAGATGGCCCCGACCGGGTTCGAGGACATCACCGCTGTGCTCGCCCTGTACCGCCCGGGTCCGATGGGCGCGAACGCGCACACCGACTACGCCGACCGCAAGAACGGCCGCAAACCGGTCATGCCGATCCACCCGGAGTTGAAGGACGCCCTCGACGACATCCTCGGCGAGACCTACCACCTGCTCATCTACCAGGAGCAGATCATGGCCATCGCCCGGAAGCTGGCGGGTTACACCCTCGGTGGTGCAGACCTGCTGCGCCGGGCGATGGGTAAGAAGAAGCCCGAGGTGCTGGCCAAGGAGTGGGACAACTTCTCCGCGGGTATGGCCAAGAACGGCTACTCCGCCGACGCGACCAAGGCATTGTGGGACGTCATGCTCCCGTTCGCCGGCTACGCGTTCAACAAGTCGCACGCCGCCGGTTACGCCCTCGTGTCCTGCTGGACGGCCTACCTCAAGGCCAACTACCCGGCCGAGTACGCCGCCGCGCTGCTCACCTCGGTGGAGGACTCCAAGGACAAGATGGCGATCTACCTCGCCGACACCCGCAAGCTGGGCATCAAGGTGTTGCCGCCCGACGTCAACGAGTCGATCGACGACTTCACCGCAGTCGGTGAGGACATCCGGTTCGGGCTGGCCGCCGTCCGCAATGTGGGTGGCAACGTCGTCGACGGCATCGTGCAGGCACGTCAGGAGAAGGGCCGGTTCACCAGCTTCGAGGACTTCCTGCGCAAGGTGCCGGTTGTCGTCTGCAACAAGCGCACCATCGAGTCGCTCATCAAGGCCGGCGCGTTCGACGACCTGCAGCACAAGCGGCAGGGGTTGGTGCACGTGCACGAGACGTACGTCGACTCGCTCGTTGAGGAGAAGCGCAACGAAGCCCACGGCCAGGACAGCCTGTTCGGCAGCTTCGGCGACCAGGAGGCCGTCACCTTCGCGGCGCTGCCGCCGATCCCCGACATCGAGTGGGACAAGCAGACGCTGCTGGCGTTCGAGCGCGACATGCTCGGGCTCTACGTCTCCGATCACCCGCTCTTCGGCGTCGAGCACGTGCTCGCCCAGCACGCCGACACCTCGATCGCGAAGCTACTCGGTGAGGACGCCCCCAAGGACCGCTCGATGGTCACCATCGCCGGTCTGGTCACCAGCCTGCAGCTCAAGCGCAACAAGAAGGGCGAGCTGTGGGCGATCGCCGAGGTGGAAGACCTCGAGGGATCGGTCGAAGTGCTGTTCTTCGCCAAGACCTACATGACGGTCTCGACGATGCTCAACACCGACGTCGTGTGCGTGATCCGCGCACAGGTGATGGCCCGGGAAGACTCCATCAGCCTCAACGCTCAGGAACTCACGATTCCGGAGCTGAAGTCCGACCTGCGCGGCCCGATCGTGCTGACGATGCCGCTGGCCCGGGCGAACAACGGACTTGCCTTGAAACTCAAGGGTGTTCTGGCCGAACACCCCGGCGGCACGGAGGTGCATGTGCGACTCACCCAACCCGGGCGACAGGTCACGGTCAAACTCGACGACGCGTTGCGGGTTGCCGCGTCTCCAGCGTTGTACGGCGACCTCAAGGCGCTGCTCGGCCCGACCTGCCTCACCGCATGA
- a CDS encoding S9 family peptidase, protein MSTPMNNPTIPPRADREPKERVFHGDVFVDDFAWMRDHDDPRLLPLVEAENAYTAARTGHLQEATDTIFAEIRSRVVEDDVSVPVRLGDWWYFSRTSQGAQYEVHVRAPFVADESRPQPQPGVALPGEQVLVDGNAEAEGAEFFELAALEIDRSGTRMAVLVDRTGGERYDLEVRDIATGAVLDAAVTQVGHDLAWSFEGTHLFYGRRDDAWRAHQIWRHELGTPADADVLVLDEPDELFNLGFEASRDDRWLVIHSGSQLTTEAHLLDLTAPTGDLVLVEPRRHGLDYSVEVDDDRILVTHNETHADFELAWAPLATPGRAHWRTVHAPAPGERVLGPVPFAGFVALFMRRGGLATATLLSKTDGDRPYGAPRDIPTASALAVLKPGSNPSYDADAVQLVATSLLTPRTVLDVRPDGSSTVLKTQQVPGFDADRYVEERVWVPGRDGTRLPLDIARRVDVEPDGSNPGYLYGYGSYEVSIDPAFSVLRLSMLDRGVVYALAHPRGGGEMGRAWYDQGKLLDKHHTFDDFVDCGRWLVEQGWVSSDRLAAEGGSAGGLLIGASINQAPELFRAVHAAVPFVDALTTILDPTLPLTVGEWEEWGNPIDDPQVYAAMKAYSPYENIAAVQYPAVLATTSVNDTRVSFVEPVKWVQQLRETVTNDPAARPIVLRTEIVAGHAGSSGRYDAWKQDAFEIAFLLDQIGVAVRPSAPPRP, encoded by the coding sequence ATGAGCACCCCGATGAACAACCCCACGATCCCGCCGCGCGCCGACCGAGAGCCGAAGGAGCGGGTGTTCCACGGCGACGTGTTCGTCGACGACTTCGCCTGGATGCGCGATCACGACGACCCGCGGTTGCTGCCGTTGGTCGAGGCCGAGAATGCCTACACAGCAGCGCGTACAGGTCATCTGCAGGAGGCGACCGACACGATCTTCGCCGAGATCAGGTCGCGGGTCGTCGAGGACGACGTGTCCGTGCCGGTGCGTCTCGGCGACTGGTGGTACTTCTCCCGCACCAGCCAGGGTGCGCAGTACGAGGTGCACGTCAGGGCGCCGTTCGTCGCCGACGAATCGCGACCGCAGCCGCAGCCCGGTGTGGCGCTGCCCGGCGAGCAGGTGCTCGTCGACGGCAACGCGGAGGCGGAGGGCGCCGAGTTCTTCGAGTTGGCTGCGCTGGAGATCGACCGATCGGGCACCCGGATGGCGGTGCTCGTCGACCGCACCGGGGGTGAGCGCTACGACCTCGAGGTGCGCGACATCGCCACCGGTGCGGTGCTCGATGCCGCCGTCACCCAGGTCGGCCACGACCTCGCGTGGTCGTTCGAGGGCACGCACCTGTTCTACGGGCGCCGCGACGACGCCTGGCGCGCCCACCAGATCTGGCGACACGAACTCGGCACCCCCGCCGACGCCGACGTGCTGGTGCTCGACGAGCCCGACGAGCTGTTCAATCTCGGGTTCGAGGCATCGCGTGACGACCGTTGGCTGGTGATCCACTCCGGGTCGCAGCTGACCACCGAGGCCCACCTGCTCGATCTCACCGCGCCGACCGGTGACCTGGTGCTCGTCGAGCCCCGTCGCCACGGCCTCGACTACAGCGTCGAGGTCGACGACGACCGCATCCTGGTGACCCACAACGAGACCCATGCCGACTTCGAGCTGGCGTGGGCGCCGCTCGCTACGCCGGGTCGTGCTCATTGGCGCACGGTCCACGCGCCGGCGCCGGGGGAGCGGGTGCTCGGTCCGGTGCCCTTCGCCGGCTTCGTCGCGCTGTTCATGCGCCGCGGTGGCCTGGCCACCGCCACCTTGCTGAGCAAGACGGACGGCGATCGCCCGTACGGCGCGCCGCGAGACATCCCGACCGCGTCAGCGCTCGCGGTGCTGAAGCCGGGTTCCAACCCGAGCTACGACGCCGACGCCGTGCAACTGGTCGCCACCTCGCTGCTGACGCCGCGCACCGTTCTCGACGTGCGTCCCGACGGCTCGAGCACCGTGTTGAAGACACAGCAGGTGCCCGGTTTCGACGCCGACCGGTACGTCGAGGAGCGGGTCTGGGTGCCCGGTCGCGACGGCACCCGGTTGCCGCTGGACATCGCCCGCCGGGTCGACGTCGAGCCCGACGGCTCCAACCCGGGCTACCTCTACGGTTACGGGTCGTACGAGGTGAGCATCGACCCGGCATTCTCGGTGCTGCGGCTGTCGATGCTCGACCGGGGCGTCGTCTATGCCCTGGCCCACCCGCGCGGCGGCGGTGAGATGGGGCGCGCCTGGTACGACCAGGGCAAGCTGCTGGACAAGCACCACACCTTCGACGACTTCGTCGACTGCGGCCGTTGGCTCGTCGAGCAAGGGTGGGTTTCCTCCGATCGCCTTGCCGCAGAAGGTGGTTCGGCGGGCGGGCTGCTGATCGGTGCGTCGATCAACCAGGCGCCGGAACTCTTCCGGGCGGTGCACGCGGCGGTGCCGTTCGTCGACGCGTTGACCACGATCCTCGACCCCACGCTGCCGCTCACGGTGGGCGAGTGGGAGGAGTGGGGCAACCCGATCGACGACCCGCAGGTCTACGCGGCGATGAAGGCGTACAGCCCCTACGAGAACATCGCCGCGGTGCAGTACCCCGCGGTGCTCGCGACCACCAGCGTCAACGACACCAGGGTGTCGTTCGTCGAGCCGGTGAAGTGGGTGCAGCAGCTGCGCGAGACCGTCACCAACGACCCGGCCGCGCGTCCGATCGTGTTGCGCACCGAGATCGTCGCCGGTCACGCCGGCAGCAGCGGACGCTACGACGCGTGGAAGCAGGACGCCTTCGAGATCGCGTTCCTGCTCGACCAGATCGGGGTGGCCGTCAGGCCGTCTGCTCCGCCTCGTCCTTGA
- a CDS encoding HIT family protein, translating into MQQHRAASGTDRLRRHTGPMAGCVFCDVIAGTTPAHIVRRSDAAVCFLDTRPVFKGHVLVVPTDHVVTLPDLAPEQLAPFFDQVQSVSRLLPPALGAQGSFVAMNNVVSQSVAHLHCHVVPRTKGDGLRGFFWPRTKYADGEAEAYAAKLREALA; encoded by the coding sequence GTGCAACAACATCGCGCTGCGTCGGGAACAGACCGTCTGAGGCGGCATACTGGCCCGATGGCCGGGTGTGTGTTCTGCGACGTGATCGCCGGCACGACTCCTGCCCACATCGTCCGCCGCAGCGATGCGGCCGTCTGTTTCCTCGATACGCGGCCGGTGTTCAAGGGACACGTCCTGGTCGTGCCCACCGATCATGTCGTCACCCTGCCCGACCTCGCGCCCGAGCAACTCGCGCCGTTCTTCGACCAGGTGCAGTCGGTGTCGCGACTGCTGCCGCCGGCCCTCGGGGCCCAAGGCAGCTTCGTGGCGATGAACAACGTCGTGTCGCAGTCGGTGGCCCATCTGCACTGCCACGTGGTGCCCCGCACCAAGGGCGACGGCCTCCGCGGATTCTTCTGGCCCAGAACGAAATACGCGGACGGCGAGGCCGAGGCCTACGCCGCGAAGCTGCGGGAGGCGCTCGCGTGA
- a CDS encoding SRPBCC family protein, which translates to MPANLTTSIVIAATPERVWTVVSDLGRMGEWSPQTRKVIVRGGEVKQGTTTVNINRQGWKVWPTQSEVVDFEPNRRIAFKVRENHSVWSFDLEPTGDGGTRVTQTRDVTHGTTAVSKMLVEKMLGGEPSFEANLLTGMKQTLVRIKDEAEQTA; encoded by the coding sequence ATGCCCGCGAACCTCACGACCTCGATCGTCATCGCCGCGACCCCCGAGCGGGTGTGGACGGTCGTCTCCGACCTCGGCCGGATGGGCGAATGGAGCCCCCAGACCCGCAAGGTGATCGTGCGCGGCGGCGAGGTGAAGCAGGGCACCACGACCGTCAACATCAACCGCCAGGGGTGGAAGGTGTGGCCGACCCAGAGCGAGGTCGTCGACTTCGAACCGAACCGCCGCATCGCGTTCAAGGTGCGCGAGAACCACAGCGTGTGGAGCTTCGACCTCGAACCCACCGGCGACGGCGGCACCCGGGTGACTCAGACCCGCGACGTCACCCACGGCACCACGGCGGTGTCGAAGATGCTGGTCGAAAAGATGCTCGGCGGCGAGCCGAGCTTCGAGGCGAACCTGCTGACCGGGATGAAGCAGACGCTCGTGCGGATCAAGGACGAGGCGGAGCAGACGGCCTGA
- a CDS encoding DUF4031 domain-containing protein, whose product MILIDPPFWPAHGRIWSHLVSDESYAELHAFADALGLPRRAFDGDHYDIPQERYAEVVAAGATQVSGGQLIRRLIASGLRIPARDRQH is encoded by the coding sequence GTGATCCTCATCGACCCGCCGTTCTGGCCCGCGCACGGACGCATCTGGTCGCACCTGGTCAGCGATGAGTCCTACGCGGAGCTGCACGCCTTCGCCGACGCCCTCGGCCTGCCCCGTCGGGCGTTCGACGGCGACCACTACGACATCCCGCAGGAGCGCTACGCCGAAGTGGTCGCGGCCGGTGCCACGCAGGTCAGCGGCGGACAGCTGATCCGCCGGCTCATCGCCAGTGGGCTGCGCATCCCGGCCCGCGACCGGCAGCACTGA
- a CDS encoding DUF4395 domain-containing protein, which produces MALIGFPREVNEKAARTVAGGVVLLAVVALVTGWRWLPALMAVGFALRVAAGPRFSPLGRLAAQVIAPRLGTTIPTAGPPKRFAQAIGLAFTTAAALAWLVFDAHTLGLVLLAVLLVFATLEAVLGFCAGCYVFGHLMRWGVVPEDTCEACNNIALRREQTV; this is translated from the coding sequence ATGGCATTGATCGGATTCCCGCGTGAGGTCAACGAGAAGGCGGCCCGCACGGTCGCGGGCGGTGTCGTGCTGCTTGCAGTGGTCGCCCTCGTCACCGGATGGCGCTGGCTACCGGCCCTCATGGCGGTGGGCTTCGCGCTGCGGGTGGCCGCCGGGCCCCGGTTCAGCCCACTCGGGCGCCTCGCCGCGCAGGTGATCGCACCCCGGCTCGGCACGACGATCCCGACCGCAGGGCCGCCCAAGCGCTTCGCCCAGGCGATCGGGTTGGCCTTCACGACGGCGGCCGCGCTCGCCTGGCTGGTGTTCGATGCGCACACCCTCGGGCTGGTGTTGCTGGCCGTGTTGCTGGTCTTCGCGACCCTGGAAGCGGTGCTCGGATTCTGCGCCGGCTGCTACGTGTTCGGCCATCTCATGCGCTGGGGCGTCGTGCCGGAAGACACCTGTGAGGCGTGCAACAACATCGCGCTGCGTCGGGAACAGACCGTCTGA